A genomic region of Sideroxydans sp. CL21 contains the following coding sequences:
- a CDS encoding copper chaperone PCu(A)C has translation MWRKLFCATGLLLASNTWAGTNDVIVDKVWMRESVPGQTSATVQMNLTVTKAARLLSVSSPVARSGELQGVVMRHGQLQTETVSSMRLNAHSITLFGTRGTYLSLVGLKQALNAGDHVPLTLVLDVGGKTVTVSTEAEVRALELSYQHYNDPTVKDHR, from the coding sequence ATGTGGCGAAAACTATTCTGTGCGACCGGCCTGCTGCTCGCAAGTAACACCTGGGCCGGGACGAACGACGTGATAGTGGATAAGGTCTGGATGCGGGAAAGTGTGCCGGGACAAACTTCCGCCACCGTGCAGATGAACCTCACTGTCACCAAGGCGGCACGTCTGCTGTCGGTCAGCAGTCCGGTCGCCCGATCGGGAGAGCTGCAAGGAGTGGTGATGCGCCATGGCCAGTTGCAGACCGAAACGGTCAGCAGCATGAGGTTGAATGCTCACAGCATTACGCTCTTCGGGACGCGTGGCACATATTTGTCTCTGGTCGGATTGAAACAAGCCTTGAATGCCGGTGATCACGTTCCGTTGACGTTAGTGCTTGATGTCGGCGGTAAAACAGTTACCGTCAGCACCGAAGCCGAAGTAAGGGCGCTGGAATTGAGCTATCAGCATTACAACGATCCGACCGTAAAAGACCACCGGTAA
- a CDS encoding copper chaperone PCu(A)C yields the protein MKKILCACVLAMLAVSQAYAGEVKVTKAWTRATAPGQDSASVQLTITSKKDATLIGVESGSAQSGEIHSMVMEGNMMRMRALESLPLPAKTPVTLGADGNHLMLIGLKNPLRAGHQLPFALTVKFADGHTSVIRVLAVIKPLETTSDEGHEHHH from the coding sequence ATGAAAAAGATTCTGTGTGCGTGTGTTTTGGCGATGCTCGCTGTATCGCAAGCTTATGCTGGCGAAGTGAAAGTGACCAAGGCGTGGACGCGCGCTACCGCCCCGGGGCAGGACAGTGCATCAGTGCAGTTGACCATCACCAGCAAAAAGGATGCGACCCTGATTGGCGTGGAGAGCGGGTCGGCGCAAAGCGGAGAGATACACAGCATGGTCATGGAAGGCAACATGATGAGGATGCGCGCGCTGGAATCCTTGCCTTTGCCGGCAAAGACACCCGTGACGTTGGGGGCGGATGGTAACCACTTGATGCTGATCGGGCTGAAGAATCCTCTCAGGGCCGGTCACCAACTGCCATTCGCGCTGACGGTTAAATTCGCAGACGGACATACGTCAGTTATCAGGGTTCTGGCCGTGATCAAGCCGCTGGAAACCACCAGTGACGAAGGGCATGAACATCACCATTAG
- a CDS encoding TonB-dependent receptor: MILKLKMSAAAVALAFTPGAFAAETETMPEVEVKAEKLQSLPALTNSSLDQSSLLLQRANTSDTARLLDGQPGVSFYGAGGVSSLPVIHGMADDRVRVKVDGMDLISACANHMNPPLSYIDPSSVGNIKVYAGIAPVSVGGDSIGGTIQVNSQAPEFAREGQGTLIKGQAGVLYRSNGNARGANLTTMIASESLSMMYSGSTVKSDNYTAAQNFKAAGPAATGRGWLAGNEVGSSFYRSDNQAIGIAMRRDNHLLELKLGLQEIPYQGFPNQRMDMTGNNSKQANLHYTGQYLWGALEGRVYNEDTHHRMNFLEDKQFIYGTAPGMPMETKGKNTGALVKADVDLSERDILRLGSEYQRYRLSDWWSASGTGGMSPNTFWNINNGQRDRFDVFAEWEARWNPQLTSQFGVRSETVKMNTGAVQGYNTTATYLATSTAFNALDRQRTDNNIDVTALARYTPDTSQTFEADYAAKTRSPNLYERYTWSTKSTMVLNMNNWFGDGNGYVGNPDLKPEIAHTLSVAGSWHDDMQQAWEMKISPYYTRVENYIDAVACPTCAVRTDGFVNLSLANQTARLYGADVSGRKLLARNSEYGSFSAMGVLNYVNGKNLTTGDNLYNIMPLNLKLAVEQHIGNWTNSIETQLVSAKTKVEAVRKEMRTGGYGLLNLYSSYEWKQARLDIGLENALNKFYAYPLGGAYVGQGATMGTGVAYGAVVPGMGRSFNTSLTVKF; encoded by the coding sequence ATGATCTTGAAGCTGAAAATGAGCGCGGCTGCCGTTGCATTGGCATTCACTCCCGGAGCTTTTGCGGCTGAAACGGAGACGATGCCGGAAGTCGAAGTCAAAGCTGAAAAACTGCAATCTTTGCCTGCATTAACCAATTCTTCGCTTGACCAGAGCAGCCTGTTGCTGCAACGCGCCAATACCAGCGATACGGCAAGATTACTCGACGGACAGCCGGGAGTCAGCTTCTATGGTGCAGGCGGGGTATCGAGTTTGCCGGTCATACACGGCATGGCAGACGACCGCGTACGCGTCAAAGTGGATGGCATGGATCTGATTTCGGCCTGTGCGAACCACATGAATCCGCCGCTTTCGTATATCGATCCGTCCAGCGTCGGCAACATCAAAGTGTATGCCGGTATCGCTCCGGTCAGCGTGGGCGGGGACAGCATAGGCGGCACGATACAGGTGAATTCGCAAGCACCGGAATTCGCGCGGGAAGGGCAGGGCACTTTGATCAAGGGCCAGGCCGGTGTTTTATATCGCAGCAACGGCAATGCGCGGGGAGCCAATCTCACGACCATGATCGCCAGTGAGAGTTTGAGCATGATGTACAGCGGCTCAACGGTCAAATCCGACAATTACACGGCGGCTCAGAATTTCAAAGCCGCCGGTCCGGCTGCAACGGGCAGAGGCTGGTTGGCGGGTAATGAAGTGGGCTCTTCGTTCTACCGGTCTGACAATCAGGCAATCGGTATTGCGATGCGCCGTGATAATCATTTGCTCGAATTGAAACTGGGCTTGCAGGAAATCCCCTACCAGGGCTTTCCGAATCAGCGCATGGACATGACAGGAAATAACAGCAAGCAGGCCAACCTTCACTACACCGGGCAGTATCTATGGGGAGCTTTGGAGGGCCGTGTCTATAACGAGGATACGCACCACAGGATGAATTTTCTTGAAGACAAGCAGTTCATTTACGGCACCGCCCCGGGTATGCCAATGGAGACCAAGGGAAAGAATACAGGTGCCCTGGTCAAGGCAGACGTGGATCTTTCCGAACGCGATATTCTCAGGCTGGGGAGTGAATATCAGCGCTATCGATTGAGTGACTGGTGGTCGGCGTCCGGTACGGGCGGGATGTCTCCGAACACATTCTGGAACATCAACAACGGCCAGCGGGATCGTTTCGATGTTTTTGCAGAATGGGAGGCGCGCTGGAACCCGCAATTGACAAGTCAGTTCGGTGTTCGCAGCGAAACGGTTAAGATGAATACGGGAGCAGTTCAGGGCTATAACACCACGGCAACCTATCTGGCTACTTCGACTGCTTTTAACGCGCTGGATCGCCAGCGCACTGACAACAATATCGATGTGACGGCATTGGCCCGTTACACGCCCGACACCAGCCAAACTTTCGAGGCGGACTATGCTGCTAAAACACGTTCGCCGAATCTGTATGAGCGCTACACATGGTCGACCAAAAGCACCATGGTGTTGAACATGAACAACTGGTTCGGCGATGGCAACGGCTATGTCGGGAATCCGGATCTGAAACCTGAAATCGCTCATACGCTGAGCGTGGCGGGTAGCTGGCACGACGACATGCAGCAGGCTTGGGAAATGAAAATTTCACCTTATTACACCCGCGTGGAGAATTACATCGATGCGGTCGCATGCCCGACTTGCGCAGTCCGTACCGATGGGTTTGTCAATCTCAGCCTGGCCAACCAGACCGCCCGACTCTACGGTGCGGATGTCTCGGGACGCAAATTGTTGGCAAGAAATAGTGAATACGGCAGTTTCAGCGCGATGGGCGTATTGAACTATGTAAACGGCAAGAATCTGACGACCGGCGACAATCTTTACAACATCATGCCATTGAACCTGAAACTGGCCGTGGAACAACATATTGGAAATTGGACCAATAGCATCGAGACGCAACTGGTGTCAGCCAAGACTAAAGTCGAAGCTGTCAGGAAAGAAATGAGAACCGGCGGTTACGGCTTGCTCAACTTGTACAGCAGCTACGAATGGAAGCAGGCACGCTTGGATATCGGGCTGGAAAATGCGCTGAACAAGTTCTATGCATATCCGTTGGGAGGTGCCTATGTCGGTCAGGGGGCCACCATGGGAACCGGGGTGGCTTATGGAGCGGTTGTTCCGGGTATGGGGCGCTCTTTCAATACGAGCTTGACGGTAAAGTTTTAA
- a CDS encoding ATP-binding protein, translating into MNSSLLASQTGHSHLRRLILLRCGAILAQLATLILAHRFLSTDFSWAPMLGAVSLLALVSALTWWRLSLDFPVGNLELFLQLSVDVLVLTVLLYYSGGSTNPFVSLYLLPLVIAAATLPRRHTWGMAALTLACYSLLMVWHVPLPMGHAQPEPVTMQGMDHMHHQMDTASSTGSASSPLGDAFNTHVLGMWLEFVISSVVVAYFVVEMARAVRSRDAQLTRVREETLRNERIVALGTQAAGAAHELGTPLSTMSVVIGEMRRECTGQEQQENLVILDEQVRSCKRILDSLLSHAQETSSELSLEEFIRNVLNEWQLLRPTVHYRFHVKSPQPSPRLRADLALRSALLNLLNNAADASSEEMDILLFWDDANIKLEIRDQGPGLTPETAARAGSAFFTTKQEGRGLGLFLANATLERLGGKVRLSNREGGGATTEVILPLHRISI; encoded by the coding sequence ATGAATTCCTCACTGCTCGCCTCCCAGACCGGTCATTCGCATCTGCGCAGGTTGATCCTGTTGCGCTGCGGCGCCATCCTTGCCCAATTGGCAACATTGATCCTGGCGCATCGCTTTCTGAGTACGGATTTCTCCTGGGCTCCGATGTTGGGTGCAGTGTCACTCCTGGCTTTGGTGAGCGCGCTGACCTGGTGGCGCCTCTCGCTTGATTTTCCGGTAGGCAATCTGGAGCTGTTTCTGCAATTGAGCGTCGACGTGCTGGTATTGACGGTGCTGCTCTATTACAGCGGCGGCTCGACCAATCCTTTTGTTTCACTCTATCTGTTGCCGCTGGTGATCGCCGCCGCCACGCTGCCGCGGCGACACACTTGGGGCATGGCCGCGCTGACGCTGGCGTGCTACAGCCTGCTGATGGTGTGGCATGTGCCATTGCCCATGGGGCATGCGCAACCCGAGCCCGTGACGATGCAAGGGATGGATCATATGCACCACCAAATGGATACGGCATCGTCCACAGGTTCCGCCTCTTCTCCGCTGGGAGACGCCTTCAACACGCATGTACTCGGGATGTGGCTGGAATTCGTCATCAGCTCCGTGGTGGTTGCGTATTTCGTCGTGGAAATGGCGCGTGCGGTACGCAGCCGCGATGCCCAACTCACCCGCGTTCGAGAAGAGACGTTGCGCAATGAACGCATCGTTGCACTCGGAACACAGGCCGCCGGAGCAGCGCACGAACTGGGGACGCCGCTTTCCACCATGTCTGTCGTCATCGGCGAAATGCGCCGGGAATGTACCGGGCAGGAACAGCAGGAAAACCTGGTCATCCTTGATGAGCAGGTGCGCAGTTGCAAACGCATTCTCGATTCACTGCTCTCCCACGCGCAGGAGACCAGCAGCGAATTGTCGCTGGAGGAATTTATTCGTAACGTACTCAACGAATGGCAGTTGCTGCGTCCGACCGTGCATTACCGCTTCCACGTAAAAAGCCCCCAGCCATCGCCACGACTGCGAGCCGATCTTGCATTGCGATCCGCCCTGCTTAACCTGTTGAACAACGCCGCCGACGCTTCTTCGGAGGAAATGGATATTCTGCTGTTTTGGGATGACGCAAATATCAAGCTGGAAATACGCGACCAGGGCCCCGGCCTGACTCCGGAAACGGCTGCGCGTGCCGGATCGGCTTTCTTCACCACCAAGCAGGAAGGCCGCGGCCTCGGCCTGTTCCTTGCCAACGCCACGCTGGAGAGACTGGGCGGCAAAGTGCGCCTGTCCAACCGCGAAGGAGGCGGTGCGACCACCGAGGTGATCTTGCCGCTGCACAGGATTTCGATATGA
- a CDS encoding response regulator transcription factor — protein sequence MSQTERPSLLLVDDDATFRTVLSRALDKRGFAVTTADSVEKALPLATANPPEYAVLDLKMDGASGLVLVQKLHELDPATRIVMLTGYASIATAVEAIKLGATQYLSKPANADEIVAAFGHNARTDIPLEAHPATVERLEWEHIQRVLHENGDNISATARTLNMHRRTLQRKLSKRPAGL from the coding sequence ATGAGCCAGACCGAGAGACCTTCATTGTTGCTGGTGGACGACGATGCGACATTTCGTACGGTGTTGTCACGCGCACTGGATAAACGCGGTTTTGCGGTGACCACAGCAGACAGTGTCGAGAAAGCGCTGCCTTTGGCAACGGCCAATCCGCCGGAATACGCCGTGCTGGATTTGAAGATGGATGGCGCTTCTGGACTGGTTCTGGTGCAGAAGCTGCACGAGCTCGACCCAGCCACGCGCATCGTGATGCTGACCGGTTACGCCAGCATCGCAACCGCTGTGGAAGCGATCAAACTGGGGGCGACTCAATATCTTTCCAAACCCGCCAATGCCGACGAAATCGTCGCCGCCTTCGGTCACAACGCGCGCACCGACATCCCGCTGGAAGCGCATCCTGCAACCGTCGAACGCCTGGAGTGGGAGCATATCCAGCGCGTACTGCACGAAAACGGCGACAATATCTCCGCCACCGCACGCACCCTCAACATGCACCGCCGCACTCTGCAGCGAAAACTGTCAAAACGTCCTGCAGGTCTCTAG
- a CDS encoding HDOD domain-containing protein, giving the protein MNDKRVDLRASIRNLDSLPAMPLVAQKILRLPLDTLEGENQLLRLIEQDPLVSARIIGLANSPLFGAANKITSIPDSAMMLGMNRVKSVSVGIAVMSTLTRHPAGHMNVQHLWLHSLGIALAMCSLARAMPTRSRPPDDEVFFAGLLHDIGFMVLNYIDPVRSDLLQSRLAATPDRPVQEVEAEVIGIGHGELGAELARHWDLPDTIIAVLRYHHTPAHAGANAGQPFISLLNLAEKLLPAFGISEHVSPDISGHDWSILGIDPARAEELAVSVREQAEHAKQVASTL; this is encoded by the coding sequence ATGAACGATAAGCGCGTCGATCTGAGAGCGTCCATCCGAAATCTGGACAGCCTGCCGGCCATGCCGCTGGTGGCTCAAAAGATATTGAGGCTGCCGTTGGATACGCTTGAAGGCGAGAATCAGCTGTTAAGACTGATCGAACAAGACCCTTTGGTATCTGCCCGCATCATCGGCCTTGCCAATTCCCCGCTGTTTGGTGCTGCCAATAAAATAACTTCGATCCCCGATTCAGCCATGATGCTCGGTATGAACCGGGTCAAATCCGTTTCGGTTGGCATTGCCGTGATGTCAACGCTCACACGTCACCCGGCAGGACATATGAATGTGCAGCATCTCTGGCTGCATAGCCTGGGTATCGCGCTGGCGATGTGTTCTCTGGCACGTGCCATGCCCACCCGCTCCCGTCCGCCGGATGACGAGGTATTCTTCGCCGGTTTGTTGCACGACATCGGTTTCATGGTCCTCAACTATATCGATCCGGTACGCAGCGACCTGCTGCAATCCAGATTGGCCGCGACACCAGATCGCCCTGTTCAGGAAGTAGAGGCCGAAGTGATCGGGATCGGGCACGGCGAATTGGGTGCGGAATTGGCGCGACATTGGGACCTGCCGGATACGATTATTGCTGTGCTGCGCTATCACCATACCCCTGCCCATGCCGGGGCCAATGCGGGACAACCCTTTATCTCATTGCTCAATCTGGCGGAAAAACTGCTGCCGGCATTCGGCATTTCCGAACACGTCTCTCCCGATATCAGCGGGCATGATTGGTCAATTCTGGGTATTGATCCGGCACGTGCAGAAGAACTGGCCGTATCCGTCCGTGAACAGGCGGAACATGCAAAACAGGTTGCCAGCACGTTATAA
- a CDS encoding HDOD domain-containing protein translates to MNAPIDLRQAIRNLNSLPALPVIAQKLMALKLDSEEGEKQMMLLISQDPMISAKIIGLANSPLLGASRHISAVKDAAMLLGLNRVKSVATGIAVMSLVNKPIGRFDPQELWLHNMAVAFAMLPVVRAMPARKRPQDDQIFLAGILHDIGYLALAHLDTQRSDDLHTRFVIEPDRLAIEVERELLEVTHDVLGAELAKHWNLPDDIVAVLRYHHTPELAEATEGQPLARIVNITEKLLPQLGLHEYVGNYIAPEEWAALDIDSDQADEIAEQVVEQANQAAQFASSFS, encoded by the coding sequence ATGAATGCACCCATCGATCTCCGCCAAGCTATTCGCAACCTAAATTCACTGCCCGCATTGCCTGTCATCGCACAGAAGCTGATGGCACTCAAACTGGATAGCGAAGAGGGTGAAAAGCAGATGATGCTGCTGATCTCGCAAGATCCGATGATCTCGGCGAAAATCATAGGTCTGGCAAACTCACCCCTGCTTGGCGCTTCACGCCATATCTCTGCCGTCAAGGATGCCGCCATGCTGCTTGGGCTGAACAGGGTAAAATCGGTCGCCACGGGCATCGCCGTCATGTCACTGGTGAACAAGCCCATCGGACGTTTCGATCCGCAGGAATTATGGCTGCACAACATGGCGGTCGCCTTTGCCATGCTGCCGGTAGTACGGGCCATGCCTGCCAGAAAACGCCCGCAGGACGACCAGATATTCCTCGCCGGCATATTGCATGACATCGGCTATCTGGCGCTTGCGCATCTGGACACCCAACGCAGCGACGATCTGCATACCCGTTTCGTCATCGAGCCGGACAGGCTTGCCATCGAAGTTGAACGGGAACTCCTGGAAGTGACACACGATGTATTGGGTGCGGAATTGGCCAAGCACTGGAATCTGCCCGACGATATCGTCGCAGTTCTGCGTTATCACCACACACCGGAATTGGCGGAAGCAACCGAGGGACAACCGCTGGCGCGTATCGTCAACATCACCGAGAAATTGCTGCCCCAGCTCGGATTGCATGAATACGTTGGTAACTATATCGCTCCGGAAGAATGGGCTGCTCTGGATATAGACTCGGATCAAGCCGATGAAATTGCGGAGCAGGTTGTTGAACAAGCCAATCAGGCGGCGCAGTTCGCCAGTTCATTCAGCTGA
- a CDS encoding CZB domain-containing protein — protein sequence MQLISTKVGQEIGRLPNRIDQTQDPAAIGIDFVEVAESHVLFFGRVKDFVHGELPESKADIAEFGQCCKLEDWLRGGGATRFGELCSFNRLRDAHAEFHRHAADVLAMIHAGSWIAAEQIRKSELSQALRRLLIALTELNESIKKNCAISAE from the coding sequence ATGCAACTCATCAGCACGAAAGTCGGACAGGAAATCGGAAGATTGCCAAATCGGATCGATCAAACGCAAGATCCCGCGGCGATCGGAATCGATTTCGTGGAAGTTGCGGAATCGCATGTATTGTTCTTCGGGCGGGTCAAGGATTTTGTACATGGCGAATTGCCGGAGTCCAAAGCAGACATTGCCGAGTTCGGGCAATGCTGCAAACTGGAAGACTGGCTGAGGGGCGGTGGCGCGACACGTTTCGGGGAGTTGTGTTCCTTTAATCGATTACGGGATGCGCACGCCGAATTTCATCGCCATGCTGCAGACGTGCTGGCGATGATACATGCGGGGAGTTGGATCGCTGCCGAACAGATACGCAAGAGCGAATTGTCCCAGGCGTTGCGCCGTCTGCTGATTGCGCTCACTGAACTGAACGAGTCGATCAAAAAAAACTGCGCAATTTCAGCTGAATGA
- a CDS encoding D-alanyl-D-alanine carboxypeptidase family protein, which yields MKFALLFLLTIFPALALSEEQSPSAPILAASSYVLYDYTGGQFLMEQNASTHIAPAQLTKLMTAYVVFGAIKQGKLSLTQRIIPSAYATRMQADEPHMFLNAGNEVTVEELLRGLIVQSANDAARVLAEAIANHEMALADTMNSEAQRLGLKDTHFVNATGLPDAQNYSSAHDLALIAAALVRDFPQFYYIYAQREFEYNGINQFNRNRLLWLDPFVDGLAASLNESEEFDLVASAKRDEHRLISVMIGAATEKLRNNESQRLLNYGFQNFETIKLYAKDQSVSDKDIWKGTSHHLNIGFLADRYVTIPKGQHGALKATLETRQPMLAPFNRGQQVGTLHLKLNDKPYLDLPVVALDDIPLANVFSRGVDNIRLLFQ from the coding sequence ATGAAATTCGCACTGCTATTCCTGCTCACAATTTTCCCTGCGCTTGCACTCTCAGAAGAGCAATCTCCTTCAGCCCCCATCCTTGCTGCCAGTTCCTACGTGTTGTACGACTACACCGGCGGGCAATTTTTAATGGAACAAAACGCCAGCACACACATTGCACCCGCTCAACTGACCAAGCTGATGACGGCGTATGTCGTATTCGGCGCGATCAAGCAGGGCAAGCTCTCCCTTACCCAGCGCATCATCCCTTCAGCTTATGCCACGCGCATGCAGGCTGATGAACCTCACATGTTTTTGAATGCGGGCAATGAAGTGACCGTGGAAGAATTGCTACGCGGATTGATCGTGCAATCTGCCAACGATGCGGCGCGGGTACTGGCCGAAGCGATAGCCAATCACGAAATGGCATTGGCCGATACGATGAACAGCGAGGCGCAACGCCTCGGTTTGAAAGACACGCATTTTGTCAATGCTACCGGCCTGCCCGATGCGCAGAACTACAGCAGCGCGCACGATCTGGCATTGATCGCGGCTGCACTCGTGAGGGATTTCCCCCAGTTTTACTACATCTATGCGCAGCGTGAATTTGAATACAACGGCATCAACCAGTTCAACCGGAACCGTCTGCTGTGGCTGGATCCGTTCGTCGACGGTCTGGCGGCAAGCCTTAACGAGTCCGAAGAGTTCGACCTGGTCGCTTCCGCCAAACGCGACGAGCACCGCCTCATTTCCGTGATGATTGGTGCAGCAACGGAGAAGTTGCGCAACAACGAAAGCCAGCGTCTGTTGAACTACGGTTTCCAGAACTTTGAGACAATCAAACTCTACGCCAAAGATCAATCCGTCAGCGACAAGGACATCTGGAAAGGCACGTCACATCACTTGAACATCGGCTTTCTGGCCGACCGTTATGTCACTATCCCAAAAGGTCAGCACGGCGCACTCAAAGCCACACTGGAAACGCGGCAACCAATGCTCGCCCCGTTCAACCGCGGACAGCAGGTCGGCACCCTTCATCTGAAACTGAACGACAAACCTTATCTCGACCTTCCCGTGGTCGCGCTGGATGACATACCATTGGCCAACGTATTTTCGCGCGGAGTGGACAACATCCGGCTGCTTTTCCAATAG
- a CDS encoding D-amino acid aminotransferase: MTIYLNGDYMPIEEARVPVLDRGFIFGDGVYEVIPVYSRRAFRLTEHLKRLQHSLDGIKLKNPHSENEWGLILNEIIKRNSPEDQYLYLHITRGVAKRDHAFPVPPVAPTVFVLSNPLTTPPADQLQNGIKCITVADNRWLRCDIKAIALLPNVLLRQAAVEAECAEAILIRDDTFLTEGAASNIFAVKNGTLLTPPKDNLMLPGITYDVILELAAANLIPFEVRKVMKTELSGADELLLTSSTKEVLAITSLDGKPVGNGKPGPVFARLHQLYQTFKQDVMRK; the protein is encoded by the coding sequence ATGACAATCTACCTGAACGGCGACTACATGCCGATAGAGGAAGCAAGGGTTCCTGTACTGGATCGCGGCTTCATCTTCGGCGACGGAGTCTATGAAGTCATCCCGGTGTACTCGCGCCGCGCATTCCGCCTGACGGAACATCTGAAGCGCCTGCAGCACAGTCTGGACGGTATCAAGTTGAAGAATCCGCACAGCGAAAACGAATGGGGTCTCATTCTCAACGAAATCATCAAACGCAACTCACCCGAAGACCAATACCTCTATCTGCATATCACGCGCGGCGTCGCCAAGCGCGACCATGCCTTTCCCGTTCCGCCGGTAGCGCCGACTGTGTTCGTATTAAGCAATCCGCTCACGACACCGCCCGCCGATCAGCTGCAGAACGGGATCAAATGCATCACCGTCGCGGACAACCGCTGGTTGCGCTGCGACATCAAGGCCATCGCGCTGCTTCCCAATGTCTTGCTGCGCCAGGCCGCGGTCGAAGCCGAGTGTGCCGAGGCCATTCTGATCCGGGACGACACCTTCCTCACAGAAGGCGCTGCAAGCAATATCTTCGCGGTTAAGAACGGCACGCTGCTAACCCCGCCTAAGGACAATCTCATGCTGCCCGGCATCACTTACGACGTCATTCTTGAACTCGCTGCGGCGAACCTCATACCCTTTGAAGTGCGCAAAGTGATGAAAACGGAATTATCCGGTGCCGATGAATTACTGCTGACTTCCAGCACCAAGGAAGTGCTTGCGATCACCTCTCTCGATGGCAAGCCCGTTGGCAACGGGAAGCCCGGCCCGGTGTTCGCCAGGTTGCATCAGCTGTATCAAACATTCAAACAGGACGTGATGCGCAAATGA
- a CDS encoding DUF493 family protein, whose product MIKPEDSLIEYPCDFPIKVFGEAKPGFAQAIAKVVLVHAPDFDSACIETRSSSNAKYLSLTCTIRATSREQLDNLYRDLTSHPMVKMVL is encoded by the coding sequence ATGATCAAACCGGAAGATTCTCTGATCGAGTATCCCTGCGACTTCCCGATTAAAGTCTTCGGCGAGGCTAAACCGGGCTTCGCACAGGCTATTGCAAAGGTCGTGCTGGTGCATGCGCCGGATTTCGACAGTGCATGCATCGAGACACGCAGCAGCAGCAACGCGAAATACCTCAGCCTCACCTGCACCATCCGCGCCACCTCGCGCGAACAGCTCGACAATTTGTATCGCGACCTGACTTCGCACCCCATGGTTAAAATGGTGCTGTAA
- the lipB gene encoding lipoyl(octanoyl) transferase LipB — translation MQYPSLHIKALGMVDYEPTWRAMQRFTDERTADTLDEIWLVQHPPTYTQGQAGKPEHLLNPTAIPVVKIDRGGQITYHGPGQIVAYLLLDLRRWKINVRELVRLMEQAVIDLLAEYGVAAQGREEAPGVYVGDAKIAALGLKIKKSCSYHGLSFNVDMDLSPFDNINPCGYEGLRVTQAIEVGIPVPWEELQAQLTQNLVHGLQRHLDKKHLREQ, via the coding sequence ATGCAATATCCATCTCTGCACATCAAAGCATTGGGTATGGTCGATTACGAACCGACCTGGCGTGCCATGCAGCGCTTCACCGACGAACGCACTGCCGATACGCTGGACGAAATATGGCTGGTGCAGCACCCGCCCACCTACACGCAAGGCCAGGCTGGCAAACCGGAACACCTGCTCAATCCGACCGCCATCCCCGTGGTCAAGATTGATCGCGGGGGGCAGATCACCTACCACGGCCCCGGGCAGATCGTCGCCTACCTGCTGCTGGATTTACGCCGCTGGAAGATCAACGTGCGCGAACTAGTACGCCTGATGGAACAAGCCGTGATCGACCTGCTCGCGGAATATGGCGTTGCAGCGCAAGGCCGCGAAGAAGCACCCGGCGTGTATGTCGGAGACGCCAAGATTGCCGCCTTGGGACTCAAGATCAAGAAAAGCTGCAGTTATCACGGCCTGTCGTTCAACGTCGATATGGACCTGTCGCCGTTCGACAACATCAACCCCTGCGGCTACGAAGGACTGCGCGTCACCCAGGCCATCGAAGTCGGCATCCCGGTGCCATGGGAAGAACTGCAAGCGCAACTTACGCAGAACCTGGTGCATGGCTTGCAACGGCACTTGGACAAGAAGCACCTGCGTGAGCAGTGA
- a CDS encoding integration host factor subunit beta, which yields MNRSDLISKLAELTPNLQAKDVELGVKIILEKLASTISNGSRVEIRGFGSFGLNYRKPRSGRNPKTGEKITVTAKYHPRFKPGKTLRELPIQDEK from the coding sequence ATGAATCGCAGCGACCTGATCTCCAAATTGGCTGAGTTGACACCAAACCTGCAAGCGAAAGATGTCGAGCTTGGCGTAAAAATCATCCTGGAAAAATTGGCATCGACCATCTCGAATGGAAGCCGGGTGGAGATTCGCGGTTTCGGCAGCTTTGGTTTGAATTATCGAAAACCACGAAGTGGTCGCAATCCGAAGACCGGCGAAAAAATTACGGTAACTGCCAAATACCACCCGCGCTTTAAACCGGGGAAAACATTAAGGGAATTGCCCATTCAGGATGAAAAATGA